A part of Aegilops tauschii subsp. strangulata cultivar AL8/78 chromosome 2, Aet v6.0, whole genome shotgun sequence genomic DNA contains:
- the LOC109743153 gene encoding E3 ubiquitin-protein ligase AIRP2 has product MGRSFRDSLKLLEADIQHANSIASEFRREYDGACLQMRMSYCPAAHLFLFLVQWTDCNLAGALGLLRILIYKVYADGTTTMSTHERKASIREFYAVIYPSLAQLHEGINEVEDRKQKAICIERYRRREEDHKRVISEIDDNIEEECGICMEINNKVVLPTCSHAMCIKCYRDWRSRSQSCPFCRDSLKRVNSADLWIYTDNRDIVDMATVRRENLRRLFMYIDKLPTVIPESVFEVYDSHVK; this is encoded by the exons ATGGGAAGGTCGTTCAGGGACTCGCTCAAGCTGCTCGAGGCCGACATCCAGCACGCCAACTCGAT TGCTTCTGAATTTCGAAGGGAATATGATGGTGCCTGTCTTCAGATGAGGATGTCATACTGTCCGGCTGCAcaccttttcctttttcttgtgcAGTGGACAGACTGCAACCTTGCTGGTGCTCTTGGGCTGTTGAGAATTCTCATTTACAAG GTTTATGCTGATGGGACGACCACCATGTCCACTCATGAAAGGAAAGCGAGCATTAGGGAATTCTATG CTGTTATTTACCCTTCTCTGGCGCAATTACATGAAGGAATTAATGAGGTGGAGGACAGGAAACAAAAAGCTATTTGTATAGAGAGGTATAGAAGACGAGAGGAGGATCACAAAAGGGTGATCTCAGAGATTGATGATAATATAGAGGAAGAGTGTGGCATATGTATGGAAATAAACAACAAAGTTGTCCTTCCAACTTGTAGCCATGCTATGTGCATTAAATGCTACCGTGACTG GAGATCAAGATCCCAGTCCTGTCCATTCTGCCGCGACAGCCTCAAGAGGGTCAACTCTGCTGACCTCTGGATATACACGGATAACAGGGACATAGTCGACATGGCGACGGTCAGAAGAGAGAACCTGAGGCGCCTCTTCATGTACATAGATAAGTTGCCCACGGTGATCCCCGAATCTGTTTTCGAGGTATACGATTCCCACGTAAAGTGA